One Williamsia phyllosphaerae genomic window, TCTCGGTCAGTCGTAAACTCGACAAGATGGGCTGGCGCTGTTCGGACACCGCGGAACTGAGCTTCGTCGACGCTCGCGTGCCGGTCGGCAACCTCGTCGGCGCCGAGAACACCGGCTTCGCACAGATCGCGGCCGGCTTCGTCACCGAGCGCGCCGGTCTCGCCACCCAGGCCTACGCCAGCGCGCAACGCTGCCTCGACCTCACCCTCGAGTGGGTGCGCACCCGGGAGACCTTCGGCAAGCCGCTCATCGCCCGGCAGTCCGTGCAGGACAGCGTGACCGAGATGGCTCGCCGCATCGATGTCGCACGGACGTACACCCGTGCCGTCGTCGACCGGAAGGTCTCCAGCTCCGACGACCTCATCGCCGAGGTCTGCTTCGCCAAGAACACCTCCGTCGAGGCAGGTGAGTGGGTCGCGAACAAGGCCGTGCAGCTGTTCGGCGGGCTGGGCTACATGGCCGAGTCGGAGATCGAACGCCAGTACCGCGACATGCGCATCCTGGGCATCGGCGGCGGCACCACCGAGATCCTCACCGGTCTGGCGGCAAAACGCCTGGGGTATCAGGCGTGACGGCGCTGCGATCGGTGATCGACCGATCCGCGCCGGAGTTCGTCGACGCGGCGCAGACGATGCAGGAGAAGTTGGCCGGGCTCGACGCCGAGTTCACCAAGGCGCTCGCCGGCGGCGGCGAGAAGAAGGTCGCCCGTCACCATGAGCGCGGCAAGCTCCTGGCCCGTGAGCGCATCGAGTTGCTGATCGACGCCGACAGCGCCTTCCTCGAACTGTGTCCGCTCGCCGCGTACGGCTCGGACTTCCAGGTCGGTGCGTCGATGATCATCGGTATCGGCGTGGTCGAGGGCGTCGAGTGCATGATCGTCGCCAACGACCCCACCGTGCGTGGCGGAACGTCCAACCCGTGGACCCTGCGCAAGGGGTTCCGCGCCAACGAGATCGCGATGGAGAACCGTCTCCCGTGCATCTCACTGGTGGAGTCCGGTGGCGCCGACCTGCCCACGCAAAAGGACGTCTTCATCCCGGGTGGTCGGATGTTCCGCGACATCACCCAGCTCTCCGCCGCCGGGATCCCCACCATCGCTCTGGTCTTCGGTAACTCGACCGCGGGCGGCGCCTACGTCCCCGGCATGTCCGATCACACCGTGATGATCGAGAACCAGTCCAAGGTGTTCCTCGGCGGCCCGCCGCTGGTCAAGATGGCCACCGGCGAGGAGAGCGACGACGAGTCGTTGGGTGGCGCGTTGATGCACGCCCGGCAGTCCGGTCTGGCCGACTACTACGCGCGTGACGAGCAGGACGCAATCCGCATCGGGCGTCGTATCGTCGCCCGCCTCAACCACCGCAAGGTCGGTCCCGGCCCGCTGGCCGCGCCGATCGAACCCCGGTACGACACCGACGAACTCATCGGCATCGTCCCCGGCGACCTGAAGATCCCGTTCGACCCACGCGAGGTCATCGCCCGGATCGTCGACGACAGCGACTTCGACGAGTTCAAGGCCGAGTACGGGTCGTCGCTGTGCACCGGCTGGGCCCGCGTCCACGGCTACCCGGTGGGCATCCTGGCCAACGCTCAGGGCGTCCTGTTCTCCGCCGAGTCGCAGAAGGCCACGCAGTTCATCCAGCTCGCCAACCGCAGCAACACCCCGTTGTTGTTCCTGCACAACACCACCGGCTACATGGTCGGCAAGGAGTACGAGCAGAACGGCATCATCAAGCACGGGTCGATGATGATCAACGCCGTGTCGAACTCGACTGTCCCGCACATCTCCCTGCTGATCGGCGCCAGCTACGGCGCCGGCCACTACGGGATGTGCGGTCGTGCGTTCAACCCGCGGTTCCTGTTCGCGTGGCCCAGCGCGAAGTCGGCCGTCATGGGTGCGGCGCAACTGTCCGGTGTCATCTCGCTGGTCTCACGCGCGGCCACCGAGGCCCGCGGTGGGACCGTCGACGAAGAGGCCGACCGCGGGATGCGCGCCGTGATCGAGGCGCAGATCGAGGAACAGTCGCTGCCTGCGTTCCTGTCCGGCATGCTCTACGACGACGGGGTCATCGACCCCCGCGACACCCGCACCGTCCTGGGCATCACCCTCTCGGCGATCGACACCGCGCCGGTCGAGGGAACCTCCAACTTCGGCGTCTTCCGGATGTGAACAACACTGTGAGCAACAACGATTCGTCGATCACCTCGGTCCTCGTCGCCAACCGCGGCGAGATCGCCCGACGCGTGTTCGCGACCTGTGAGCGGATGGGTCTGTCCACCGTCGCGGTCTTCTCCGACCCCGACGCGCACGCCCCCCACGTCGCGGCGGCCGACCGCGCGGTCCGGCTCCCCGGCGAGAC contains:
- a CDS encoding acyl-CoA carboxylase subunit beta; translation: MTALRSVIDRSAPEFVDAAQTMQEKLAGLDAEFTKALAGGGEKKVARHHERGKLLARERIELLIDADSAFLELCPLAAYGSDFQVGASMIIGIGVVEGVECMIVANDPTVRGGTSNPWTLRKGFRANEIAMENRLPCISLVESGGADLPTQKDVFIPGGRMFRDITQLSAAGIPTIALVFGNSTAGGAYVPGMSDHTVMIENQSKVFLGGPPLVKMATGEESDDESLGGALMHARQSGLADYYARDEQDAIRIGRRIVARLNHRKVGPGPLAAPIEPRYDTDELIGIVPGDLKIPFDPREVIARIVDDSDFDEFKAEYGSSLCTGWARVHGYPVGILANAQGVLFSAESQKATQFIQLANRSNTPLLFLHNTTGYMVGKEYEQNGIIKHGSMMINAVSNSTVPHISLLIGASYGAGHYGMCGRAFNPRFLFAWPSAKSAVMGAAQLSGVISLVSRAATEARGGTVDEEADRGMRAVIEAQIEEQSLPAFLSGMLYDDGVIDPRDTRTVLGITLSAIDTAPVEGTSNFGVFRM